The Thalassotalea sediminis genome includes the window CACCTAAGCATAAAGATATTCCTGCGGAATTAAGTTCTCATGGTGCTAGACCCAATGGCACAACATGGACTGATCGTACTAACTATTTTGAAACCTTTGCTGCTACAGAAGAGAATATTGACTGGGCATTAAGCATGGAATCAGATCGTATGGTCAATTCGTTTATTGCGAAAAAAGATCTAGATAGCGAAATGACCGTTGTGCGTAATGAATTTGAACGTGGTGAAAATAATCCGTTTAGAATTACTATACAGCGTATGTTGGCGGCTGCTTTTGAGTGGCATAACTACGGCAAGTCTACTATTGGTGCTCGTGCTGATTTAGAAAATGTGCCAATTGATCGATTACAAGCTTTTTATCGAAAGTACTATCAACCAGATAATGCTACGTTAACGATCGCGGGTAAATTTGATGTTGATGTAATGTTGGATAAGATAAGTGCGACATTTGGTAAAATTCCAAAACCAGATCGCGTAATTGCGCCATTGTATACACAAGAGCCTGCACAAGATGGCGAAAGAGAAGTCAATATTCGCCGAGTAGGTGATGCTCAAATGCTAGGTGCGGTATATCACGTACCAGCAGGCTCTCATCCAGACTTTGCTGCTATTGACGTATTGAACGAAGTATTAACGGCGCAAGCAACAGGTCGATTACATAAGTCATTGGTTGAGAAAAAGCTTGCTAGTAATGCCTTTGGTTTTAATTTTCAATGGGCTGAACCTGGTGTAGCGATCTTTATGGCTGAAGTTGACAAGACAACTGAGTTAGCGAAAACCGAACAAGCATTCCTCGCGACATTAGAAGATATTAGCGCTAACCCAATTACGTCAGAAGAGGTAGAAAAAGCAAAACGCACAATTTTAAAAAATACAAAGTTAGCGTTTAACTCTTCAGAGCGAATTGCAATGGAGTTAAGCGAATGGCTTGGCATGGGGGATTGGCGTTTATTATTTCTAAATAGAGATCGTATTGAAAAAGTAACGGCTGATGATGTAAATCGAGTTGCTGCAAGTTATATCACACGTAATAACAGAACTGTGGGTAAATTTATTCCTGCTGAGAAACCTGAACGTGTTGAAATTCCTCAAGTAGAGAGTGTTTCTGCTATGGTTGAAGGCTATAAAGGTCGTGAAGCTGTAGCGCAAGGGGAAGCTTTTGAACCCTCACATGATAACATTGATAAACGTACAGAAATCAGCAAATTAGATACTGGTGTTAAAGTAGCTTTATTGCCTAAGAAAACACGTGGTGAGTCTGTTGTTGTACGAATTAATATGCAAATGGGTGACTTACTTTCTTTGCAAGGTTTAAATGCTGTTGGTGATGCAACAGGTGCTATGTTAATGCGTGGTACTGAGAACTATACGCGTGAACAGCTTAAAGAAGCATTTGATAAGTTAGAAGCACAAGTGAATGTTGGCGGTGGTGATACCTATGCGTATGTTACAGTCAATACCACACGTAAAAACTTAAATGACACATTAAAACTCGTTGGTGAAGTGCTACAAAAACCTGCGTTTAGTGAGAAAGAGTTCGATCTGTATAAGAGTGAAACAAAAGTTGGTATCGAGCAGCAGTTACAAGACCCACAACGTATTGCCTTTAAAGCATATTCTCGTCATCAAAGTCCATATCCAAAAGGGCACCCAAACTATGTACCAACATTTGAAGAAATGTTAGCGGCATTAGGTGCTGTAACTTTAGAGGATGTTCGTCAGTTCCATAAAGACTTCTATGGTGCATCTAGTATGCAAATTACTGTAGTGGGTGATTTTGATGAAGCTGCGACAACTAAAGTTTTAGATGAAATGACGGCTAATTGGCAAAGTAGTAAAGGTTATTCCCGTATCGATAATCCTTACAAAAAACTGTCAAATGAAACCATGACTTTTAACACTCCTGATAAAGAAAATGCTACCTTTGTTGCTTCAATTAGTATTCCTGTTGGGCAAAACCATCCGGATGCACCGGCACTGACCATTGGCAATTATATGTTAGGCGGTGGCTTTTTAAATAGTCGATTAGCAACACGCTTACGTCAGCAAGATGGTTTAAGCTACGGTGCAGGATCTTTCTTAAATATTAGCGACTTCGATCAACGAGCTGCATTAGGAGCTTATGCTATATGTGCACCTCAAAATTTGGCGAAAGTTGAAATTGGCTTTAAAGAAGAAATTGCTCGTATGCTTAAAGATGGTTTTACGGCTGAAGAAGTTGCGGCAGCTAAATCAGGTTTATTGCAAGGTCGTAAAGTAAGTCGCTCTCAAGATAGAGAACTTGCAGGTAAATTAAATACTAATTTACGTCTCGATCGCACCATGCAATTTAGCAAAAAATATGAGGCACAAATTGCAAAATTGACAGCTGAAGATATTAATAATGTTATGCGTAAGTACTTAACGGTAGATGCGTTTGCGATTATTAAAGCGGGCGATATGTCTAAAGTGGAAAAATAATTAGCGGCAATTAATAGAAAAGGAAGCCATTTGGCTTCCTTTTTTTATTGTTAACTTAAAAGCGCCTCTTATGGAGGCAGTGATCGTTCATTCTGGGATTAGCCTGTAAAGCTTAGTTTTAACAATATTAATTACATTGTTTTCAAGTAGCTTTTTAATGCTAAATTGCCGTGATGGAGCTTTTCGTTATTTAGCAATAGGTATGATGTATACCACTCCCCATTTAAAGCGATAACAGCAAGTGCTTTTTTTAGACGATAATGCTTGTTAGCCAAGGATGGCTGACACTGACGAGTAGAAAGACGCACATTTGTCAGAGTGGCTTGATGGTTTAAAAATATTGCTATTAGTGTTCGCTAAACAGGGCGATGATAACGTTGTCTGAGATAAACAATAGATGAAAGCATTTTACAATGAAACTCAGTAAAAGCTGAAAGCAATAAGCTTCCTTACAGTGAGTCTAAATCACCTGCAATGCTTGTGTATTATTTACATTTAAAGAATGCTTAAGTTATTACCCTTTTGCAGATAATCACTAAACACATGCATTGCATTATTACGTCGATCGCATTATCAGTGGTCAGAATTGTTAATCGTGCTATTCGCGATTTTCTTTGCTTGTTTTTCTGCTTTCTTTTCTTGCCGACGTCGTTTAAAAAAGCGAGAGAGTAACGCGCTACACTCTTGTGCCATTACACCTGAAGTCACATCAATTTGGTGGTTAAGTTTGCTGTTATTAGTCAGGTCAAACACACTACCTGCGCTACCTGTTTTTTCGTCTGTGGTAGCGAAAACAACACGTTTAATTCTGCTATGAACAAGCAATCCTGCGCACATCGGGCAGGGCTCTAGCGTAACGTACAACGTACAGTCAAGCATTCGATAGTTTGAGAGCACTTTTCCTGCTTGGCGTATTGCGATCATTTCAGCATGTGCGGAAGGATCATGTTGCATTATCGATTGGTTAAAACCTTCACCAATAATTTTGTTGTCAGCGACGACAATCGCACCAACGGGTATCTCATCAAGTTGCTCTGCTTGCAAAGCTAACGCATAGGCCTTGGCCATAAAGGCCTGATCAAGCTCTTCTTGGGTGGTATGTTCCGCCATGTTATAAAAACTCTTCTAACAAGCTATTTAAATACCTATGGCCTAGCTTTGTTACCTGCCAATTACCGTTTGTTGCGCGCAATAAGTTTTTTTCTTGTCCTTGCTGCATTTTATACGCCACCACCGAGAATGGTAAACCTGTTCTTTGTTCAAAATCAGTTTCATTAAAGGCTGAGAAAAGCCTTAATTGATTCATCATAAATTCAAAGGGGCGATCTTCTTTTGCGACCGACAATAGTTGGTCTAAGTGGAGACGGCCTGTGTCTAAGTAGCCTTTAGGGTGCTTAACTTTAATCGTACGATGTATTTGCTGGTTTATAACATCGGTAATTTTTCCATGCGCACCGCATCCTATGCCAAGGTAGTCTCCATATTGCCAATAATTGAGATTATGCTGACATTCAAATCCTGGCTTAGCAAAGGCTGAAATTTCATATTGTTGGTAACCAGCTTGCGTTAACAAAGCACTCCCTTTATCTTGAATATCCCACAGTGTTTCATCTTCGGGTAACTTCGGTGGTTTAGAATAAAAGGCAGTATTTGGTTCAATTGTTAATTGATACCAAGAAAGATGAGTAGGGGCGATGCTTATAGCGGTATTAATATCATCTAGCGCACTTTCAAGTGATTGATTTGGTAAACCATGCATTAAATCTAAATTAAAGGTTTTAACACCGCATTGATGCGCTAATGTAGCTGCACGTTGCGCTTGATTGCTGTCATGAATACGGCCAAGTTTAATGAGTTTATCGGATGCAAAGCTTTGGACACCGATTGATAAACGTGATACTCCACCGTTAAAAAAGCCCGTAAACTTATCTGCTTCTACTGTTCCGGGGTTTGCTTCAAGTGTAATTTCAATATCATTGTTATAGTCAAATCGTTGCAGTACTTGATTTAATAAATCAGCGATTGCTTTTGCACTAAATAAGCTAGGTGTCCCACCGCCAATAAAAATTGAATGCAATGGTCGGTGAGATAATGAAAAACGTTTTATATCAGCGTCTAAATCTTTAATTAACTCGGTAACGTATGCCTGCTCTGGTATTTCATGTTTTAAAGCATGTGAATTAAAGTCGCAGTATGGGCACTTTTCAACACACCAAGGTATATGGATATAAAGTGATAATGGTGGTGCAATTAACATGCTTATAGTGCTTCAAGCTGAGTGGCGAGTTGAGCAAGTGCTTTTCCGCGGTGGCTTAATGCATTTTTTTGTTCACGGCTAAGTTGTGCTGAGGTCATTTGTAAGTCATCTTGCCAAAAGAGCGGATCATAACCAAACCCTTGTTCACCGCGTTGCTCAGTAACGATACTGCCTTCCCATACACCATGACAGATAATAGGTGTTGGATCATTCGCATGCGCCATATATACAAGTACACAATGAAAACGAGCACTGCGTAATTCTTTCGGTACACCATGAAGTGCTTTGAGTAATTTTTGGTTATTGTCATTGTCGCTAGCACTTTCACCAGCATATCGCGCTGAATATACTCCCGGAGCCCCTTGCAATGCGTCTACTTCTAAACCCGAGTCATCTGCAATTGCTGGCAGACCAGTTACATAAGCAGCATGTCTGGCTTTAATGATCGCATTTTCAACAAAGGTTGTGCCTGTTTCCGGTACATCTGATACATTAAATTCACTTTGTGGCTTAACAGTAATGCCTTTATTTGCCAGTAAAGCGGCGAGTTCTTTTACTTTACCTTGATTACCAGTAGCTAAAACGATTGTAGTCATGTGTTCATTTAATTTATAGCAAGTTAGGTCAGATCATACCTTAATCGCATGTGATTAGGGAAGTTGTCGAAAGTGTTTTAATGGCTGGAAGGTATTAATAATGAGAATAAAAGGTAGCCTTATAGGGCTGTTGAGTACCATTTACGTGGAATAATCACACCACTAGTACCTTAACTCGTCTAAAAACCAAACAGGTTGCTGCAAAATAAACGTGGAAGGTCAGTAGTCCCTAGTAAAGCCATAAAAAATGGGCATCACATGACGCCCATTTTTTCGTTAGTGCCAATGCATTAACACGTCACAACATTAGCTGTTATTTCATGCTAGGTGGCATTAGTTATTAACACAATGCGTTACGCATCTTCTTCAACTAAGGTCATCAATGAGGTGTTTCCTCCTGATGCTGTCGTATCAATACTGATCGTTTTCTCTGTTAACAAGCGTTGAATCAAGTTATCAAAGTATTCAGAACTGATCACAGGTAATATTGCACCTTGTCGCTCTGCGAGTTTTTCACTGATGTAATGTTTTCTGTCACAAAGACTGTCAACAACAACGCCAGACAATGATGGGTGCTCTAACAGCGCGGATAAGTGACGTAATCGAGCAACTTGGAATACGTTTTTATCAACACCTGAGGCAATGAATTTATCTCTAAACGCGATAGCTTCATCATAAAACAAGTCTGACACAACAGAGATTACAGTATTACCAGTAGCCAGCGCGGTTACGATCGAAAGCGTCCAAAAATGGAAGCTTACATTCTTATCTGCAAAACAAATAATGTTACCGCGATTCTCTAGATACAGAACATTTGATTCACCTGTTGGACCAGGTAAAACGGTTGGTTTCTTTAAATGTTTTTCGATACTAATTAATTGCGCTCTAGCAGCTGTTAGGGTGCGGTTTAAGTCGTCGGCTAGATCGTCAACAATATCGACATGTGCAATTTTTGCCAGTAATTGGCGAACATAAGAAATACGCGTGTTTAATTCTGTTAAACGCCACTCTTTCTCTGCGATATTCGCTTTTTCCATAAACTGTATGGCTTCTTTTTGTGCTTGTTCATCACCTTCTAGCGCTTCGGCTTCAGCAGGTAGCACATTGAACTGTTCAGCATCAGGCGTCGCTTTTTCTTTCATAAGACGGGTCAAATAGTTAGGGCCACCAGCTTTTGGACCTGTACCTGAAAGACCACGACCACCAAAAGGTTGAACACCTACTATAGCGCCGATCATATTACGATTAATATAAATATTGCCAGCGCGTGAAAGTTTTGCTAATTCAAGCGCTCGATGGTTAATACGGGTATGAATACCCATCGTTAAACCAAAGCCGGTACTATTAATTTTATCAACAACACTTTCAATGTCAGAACCTTTAAATCGCACCACATGAACGCATGGGCCAAAGACTTCTTTTTTCAATACGCTGATGTCATCGATCTCATAAAGTCTTGGTGCAAAGAAAAAGTGACTGTTTTCAGATAACTGCTCCGTTATCTCTTTGCCAATTTCACATTGATACAATAACTTCCCATGGGTTTTCATATAATCGCTATGGGCATTTAAGGCATCGAGTGCTTTTTGGTCGATGACAGGGCCGATGTCAGTACTTAACATTGCCGGGTCACCAACATGTAATTCAGCAAGCGCACCTTTAAGCATTGTGATGACATTATCAGCTATTTCTTCTTGCAAGAATAAGACACGTAATGCAGAACAACGTTGACCTGCTGATTGGAAACCAGACGATATAATATCGTCAACAACTTGCTCTGGTAACGCGGTAGAGTCAACGATCATACAGTTTTGACCGCCTGTTTCGGCAATCAATGGTACTTGGTCACCACCACGTTCAGCCAATGTTTGAGAAATTCTAGTGCCTGTTTCTGTAGAGCCGGTGAACATAACCGTTTGTACGCGGCTATCCGGAACAATAACACTACCTACATCACTTCCTCGGGCAATTACCGCTTGTACTACACCTTCTGGTAAGCCAACAGATTTCATAAGCCCAATAGTATATAAGGCGATTAACCCAGTTTGCTCAGCAGGTTTCGCAATGACTGTATTACCTGTTGCTATCGCAGCAGCTACTTGTCCTAAGAATATGGCTAATGGGAAGTTCCAAGGGCTAATACATAACACGACACCACGTGGTTCTAGGCGATCATCTTCGACAAGCTCTATCGCTCTTTCTGCATAGTAACGACAAAAGTCTACGGCCTCACGAACTTCGTCAATGCCATCTTGAGCAATTTTCCCTGCTTCTTTAATGCACATTGCAATAAGTTCATTCATATGGCGCTCAAGAATATCGGCTATACGGTAGAGTAGTTCTGCGCGCTCAGCAACGGGAGTTTGAGACCAAGAAGTTAATGCGTTTTCCGCCGTATTAATCATTGCCAACATATCATCTTTATTATGAAAGTTGTGGTAACCAATTACTTCATTATGATTGGCAGGGTTCTTCACCGGAATCGCGCTTTCTGGTATAGCACTTTGATCTAGTAAGTTGCTTTCAAACCAACTGTCTAATGCTGTTTTTAATGTTGTGATCTCGTCAATATCATCTAAATCTAGACCCATTGAGTTGTCACGTCCTTTGCCGTTCTTATCATAATACAAGGCAATCGGTTTTAGTATTTGGTTATTGTATCTATCTTTTAAGCGCTGTGTTTTCTCAACTGGATCTTCAAGTAAAGATTCTACGGGTTGTGACTCGTCGACGATGGCATTAACAAAAGAAGAGTTTGCACCATTTTCGAGTAGACGACGAACTAAGTAAGCTAATAGATCTTCGTGATGACCGACAGGCGCATAAATGCGACACTGGATATTTTCACCCGAGACGATTTGATCGTACAGCGAATCTCCCATGCCATGTAGGCACTGAAATTCAAATCCTTCTTTATCATCGCCAGCAAGTTCAACGATAGTAGCAGCTGTGTATGCGTTATGAGTAGCAAACTGTGGATAGATACTATCTCTGTAATCTAATAATTTATTAGCACATGCATGATAGGAAACATCGGTAGAAGACTTACGCGTAAACACTGGAAAATGGCTATGGCCATCTTTTTGTGTATTCTTAATCTCGGTATCCCAGTAAGCACCTTTAACTAAGCGCACCATCATTTTACGGTTAACACGTAATGTTAAGTTTCGTAACCACTCTACAACCCAAAGGGCACGTTTTTGATAGGCTTGCAGTGCAATACCGAAACCGGTCCAATCACCTAGGTCACTATCACTAAAAACAGCTTCAATGATATCGAGAGAAATATCTAAGCGTTCAGATTCTTCGGCATCAACGGTTAAACCGATATTATATTTTTTTGCCTGTAAACAAAGCATTTTAAGCTTAGGAACAATTTCAGCTAAGACCCGCTCTTTATGACTAAATTCATAGCGCGGGTGAATGGCAGAAAGCTTAACAGAGATGCCAGGTACTCTACGTGGATCATTTTTACCTGAAGATAGTGCAATACTACCAATGGTTTCTATTGCTTGTTGATAAGACTTTAAATAACGTTCAGCATCCGCCATGGTACGCGCGCCTTCGCCCAACATATCGTAAGAATACACATAGCCATGCTGTTCTTTAGTCGCTGCTCGCTCGGTAGCTGCTTCAATGGTTTCGCCCATAACAAATTGCTTGCCCATAATTTTCATGGCAAAGTTCATGGATTTTCGAATAACGGGTTCACCTAGACGACCAATGGTTTTTTTCAATAAACCAAAGTTGTCTTGTTTACGCTTGTCGGCATAATTTACCATAGAACCTGTAATGAGAAGTCCCCATGATGACGCATTTACGAACAGCGATTCACTACTACCAAGATGAGAGCTCCATTGGCCTTGAGAAATCTTGTCACGAATTAACTCATCTTGTGTTTCTTTATCTGGCACGCGTAATAGGGCCTCTGCCAGACACATTAATACAACGCCTTCTTCACTAGAAAGTGAATATTCATTCAGAAGTGCATCAATTGCGCCGTTACCTTCTTGATCTCGACGAATTTGTAATACCATTTTACGTGCTCGTTCCCAAGCACGACTCCTTGCACTTACGTTTACTTCTGCTGCTGGTAAAATATGATCTACCGCTTTGTTTTCATCAATGCGGTAAAACTCACGAATTTTCTGACGTATTGGACAATCAGAGAATAACGAACCATTAAAAAGCATGTACTTGCCCTCAAAAATTGCTAAATAGTGCGTGTTCACTATTTATTTTACATTACAAAATATAGCTACCGCTGACCTGACAATGCACTTTATAAGTGTCACCTTCAAGGTCTAGCAATAGCATTAGAATTTTGTCAAGCATTTCACCTAATCATGATGCGATAGCATTTCGTCATGCTTCGATAAAATCTTGGCTTCTTGTTGTGGTGATCTAATACTCACTAAATAGATCACAGTCGAACATAAGATAAATCCAGGAACGATCTCATACATCACTGAACTTAATGACTCACCCTGAATAGTAATAGGTGAGTAAATCCAGATTAGTACCGTTAACGCGCCCGTTATCATGCCTGCTAAAGCGGCATTTTTTGTCATTTTTTTCCAAAACAAACTACCTATTACTACAGGGCCAAAAGCGGCACCAAAGCCTGCCCAGGCGTTACTGACTAAAGATAGAATGGATGAATCACGATCATAGGCCAAATAAATGGCAATTAACGCAACCAAAAATACGGAAATCCTGCCAACCAACACTTGCTGTTTATCACTTGCTTCTTTATGCAAGAAGGTTTTATAGAAGTCTTCAGTTAAAGAACTAGATGTAACCAACAGTTGCGAGGAAATTGTACTCATAATGGCGGCTAATATAGCGGCCAATAAAAAACCAGCGATTAGCGGGTTAAATAATATTTGAGACAGAAGAATAAATATCGTTTCTGCATCATCTAGTTTTACCCCCATTTTCGTTACATAGGCTATACCTGCAAAACCTGTTGCCATAGCACCAATGATTGCCACGATCATCCAACTCATGCCAATTCTGCGTGCCTTAGGCATATCTTTAACACTGCGAATTGCCATAAATCGGACAATAATATGGGGTTGACCAAAATAACCTAACCCCCAAGCCATCGCCGAAAAAATACCAATTAAACTAACACCACTGAAAATATCTAATAATGCTGGGTCGATATCACTAATCCCTTGGTATGTTTCAGAAATGCCACCAACTTCATAAATCGCAACTATCGGCACTAAAACGAGTGCGATAAACATAATACAGCCTTGTACGAAATCGGTTAAACTCACAGCCAAAAAGCCACCAAACAATGTATAAGCTACGACCACGCCTGCAGTAACGTATAAACCTATTTCATAATTCAAGCCAAACGAGCTTTCGAAAAGCTTACCTCCTGCGACAATACCACTTGACGTATACAAGGTGAAAAACACTACAATGACCACTGAAGAAACAATTCTTAATTGTCTCGATTTATCATTAAAACGATTTTCGAAAAAATCGGGTAATGTTATAGAGTC containing:
- the putP gene encoding sodium/proline symporter PutP, encoding MLGIGLYAYRKSTSDVSGYMLGGRSLSPSVAALSAGASDMSGWMLMGLPGAMYLSGVSSLWIAIGLVIGAFLNYLIVAPRLRTYTEVANDSITLPDFFENRFNDKSRQLRIVSSVVIVVFFTLYTSSGIVAGGKLFESSFGLNYEIGLYVTAGVVVAYTLFGGFLAVSLTDFVQGCIMFIALVLVPIVAIYEVGGISETYQGISDIDPALLDIFSGVSLIGIFSAMAWGLGYFGQPHIIVRFMAIRSVKDMPKARRIGMSWMIVAIIGAMATGFAGIAYVTKMGVKLDDAETIFILLSQILFNPLIAGFLLAAILAAIMSTISSQLLVTSSSLTEDFYKTFLHKEASDKQQVLVGRISVFLVALIAIYLAYDRDSSILSLVSNAWAGFGAAFGPVVIGSLFWKKMTKNAALAGMITGALTVLIWIYSPITIQGESLSSVMYEIVPGFILCSTVIYLVSIRSPQQEAKILSKHDEMLSHHD
- the tadA gene encoding tRNA adenosine(34) deaminase TadA, producing the protein MAEHTTQEELDQAFMAKAYALALQAEQLDEIPVGAIVVADNKIIGEGFNQSIMQHDPSAHAEMIAIRQAGKVLSNYRMLDCTLYVTLEPCPMCAGLLVHSRIKRVVFATTDEKTGSAGSVFDLTNNSKLNHQIDVTSGVMAQECSALLSRFFKRRRQEKKAEKQAKKIANSTINNSDH
- a CDS encoding M16 family metallopeptidase, translating into MLKTWFKPSQIALAASICVTTLAPAAFAEKIKQVTSVEGITEYQLDNGLQVLLFPDNTKETVTVNVTYHVGSKHENYGETGMAHLLEHLVFKGTPKHKDIPAELSSHGARPNGTTWTDRTNYFETFAATEENIDWALSMESDRMVNSFIAKKDLDSEMTVVRNEFERGENNPFRITIQRMLAAAFEWHNYGKSTIGARADLENVPIDRLQAFYRKYYQPDNATLTIAGKFDVDVMLDKISATFGKIPKPDRVIAPLYTQEPAQDGEREVNIRRVGDAQMLGAVYHVPAGSHPDFAAIDVLNEVLTAQATGRLHKSLVEKKLASNAFGFNFQWAEPGVAIFMAEVDKTTELAKTEQAFLATLEDISANPITSEEVEKAKRTILKNTKLAFNSSERIAMELSEWLGMGDWRLLFLNRDRIEKVTADDVNRVAASYITRNNRTVGKFIPAEKPERVEIPQVESVSAMVEGYKGREAVAQGEAFEPSHDNIDKRTEISKLDTGVKVALLPKKTRGESVVVRINMQMGDLLSLQGLNAVGDATGAMLMRGTENYTREQLKEAFDKLEAQVNVGGGDTYAYVTVNTTRKNLNDTLKLVGEVLQKPAFSEKEFDLYKSETKVGIEQQLQDPQRIAFKAYSRHQSPYPKGHPNYVPTFEEMLAALGAVTLEDVRQFHKDFYGASSMQITVVGDFDEAATTKVLDEMTANWQSSKGYSRIDNPYKKLSNETMTFNTPDKENATFVASISIPVGQNHPDAPALTIGNYMLGGGFLNSRLATRLRQQDGLSYGAGSFLNISDFDQRAALGAYAICAPQNLAKVEIGFKEEIARMLKDGFTAEEVAAAKSGLLQGRKVSRSQDRELAGKLNTNLRLDRTMQFSKKYEAQIAKLTAEDINNVMRKYLTVDAFAIIKAGDMSKVEK
- the putA gene encoding bifunctional proline dehydrogenase/L-glutamate gamma-semialdehyde dehydrogenase PutA, encoding MLFNGSLFSDCPIRQKIREFYRIDENKAVDHILPAAEVNVSARSRAWERARKMVLQIRRDQEGNGAIDALLNEYSLSSEEGVVLMCLAEALLRVPDKETQDELIRDKISQGQWSSHLGSSESLFVNASSWGLLITGSMVNYADKRKQDNFGLLKKTIGRLGEPVIRKSMNFAMKIMGKQFVMGETIEAATERAATKEQHGYVYSYDMLGEGARTMADAERYLKSYQQAIETIGSIALSSGKNDPRRVPGISVKLSAIHPRYEFSHKERVLAEIVPKLKMLCLQAKKYNIGLTVDAEESERLDISLDIIEAVFSDSDLGDWTGFGIALQAYQKRALWVVEWLRNLTLRVNRKMMVRLVKGAYWDTEIKNTQKDGHSHFPVFTRKSSTDVSYHACANKLLDYRDSIYPQFATHNAYTAATIVELAGDDKEGFEFQCLHGMGDSLYDQIVSGENIQCRIYAPVGHHEDLLAYLVRRLLENGANSSFVNAIVDESQPVESLLEDPVEKTQRLKDRYNNQILKPIALYYDKNGKGRDNSMGLDLDDIDEITTLKTALDSWFESNLLDQSAIPESAIPVKNPANHNEVIGYHNFHNKDDMLAMINTAENALTSWSQTPVAERAELLYRIADILERHMNELIAMCIKEAGKIAQDGIDEVREAVDFCRYYAERAIELVEDDRLEPRGVVLCISPWNFPLAIFLGQVAAAIATGNTVIAKPAEQTGLIALYTIGLMKSVGLPEGVVQAVIARGSDVGSVIVPDSRVQTVMFTGSTETGTRISQTLAERGGDQVPLIAETGGQNCMIVDSTALPEQVVDDIISSGFQSAGQRCSALRVLFLQEEIADNVITMLKGALAELHVGDPAMLSTDIGPVIDQKALDALNAHSDYMKTHGKLLYQCEIGKEITEQLSENSHFFFAPRLYEIDDISVLKKEVFGPCVHVVRFKGSDIESVVDKINSTGFGLTMGIHTRINHRALELAKLSRAGNIYINRNMIGAIVGVQPFGGRGLSGTGPKAGGPNYLTRLMKEKATPDAEQFNVLPAEAEALEGDEQAQKEAIQFMEKANIAEKEWRLTELNTRISYVRQLLAKIAHVDIVDDLADDLNRTLTAARAQLISIEKHLKKPTVLPGPTGESNVLYLENRGNIICFADKNVSFHFWTLSIVTALATGNTVISVVSDLFYDEAIAFRDKFIASGVDKNVFQVARLRHLSALLEHPSLSGVVVDSLCDRKHYISEKLAERQGAILPVISSEYFDNLIQRLLTEKTISIDTTASGGNTSLMTLVEEDA
- the hemW gene encoding radical SAM family heme chaperone HemW, encoding MLIAPPLSLYIHIPWCVEKCPYCDFNSHALKHEIPEQAYVTELIKDLDADIKRFSLSHRPLHSIFIGGGTPSLFSAKAIADLLNQVLQRFDYNNDIEITLEANPGTVEADKFTGFFNGGVSRLSIGVQSFASDKLIKLGRIHDSNQAQRAATLAHQCGVKTFNLDLMHGLPNQSLESALDDINTAISIAPTHLSWYQLTIEPNTAFYSKPPKLPEDETLWDIQDKGSALLTQAGYQQYEISAFAKPGFECQHNLNYWQYGDYLGIGCGAHGKITDVINQQIHRTIKVKHPKGYLDTGRLHLDQLLSVAKEDRPFEFMMNQLRLFSAFNETDFEQRTGLPFSVVAYKMQQGQEKNLLRATNGNWQVTKLGHRYLNSLLEEFL
- a CDS encoding XTP/dITP diphosphatase; this translates as MTTIVLATGNQGKVKELAALLANKGITVKPQSEFNVSDVPETGTTFVENAIIKARHAAYVTGLPAIADDSGLEVDALQGAPGVYSARYAGESASDNDNNQKLLKALHGVPKELRSARFHCVLVYMAHANDPTPIICHGVWEGSIVTEQRGEQGFGYDPLFWQDDLQMTSAQLSREQKNALSHRGKALAQLATQLEAL